The genomic segment aaaacattttgtaagtATTTACCTGCTCTGTCCTCATTTAAGACACTAATAACTTGACACTGCAATGATTCTCTCTCTGTAATTTACTAGATTGCGGTGTCAGggcatgtattttatttagtaatttaacCTTATTGCCATATTTATCACACTACAAtcaatattaaacaaaaatatcacctggagggtttcaaattcaataattatttaataaccTGACAAAACACGAACATTTAGATAAAATGTATCATACTGACTAGAGATGCTAATTTTAAAACCGTTTTCATGTGCACACGCTACAGACGTGTTGTGCCGGTCAAAGTTGGCTGTTTTGGTCAGACCAACCAAAAATGCTGATGTCATCATGGGCCTGCACTCTGGCCCTGCCaggatgaatttgaaatctgacaaacaaacaaaaacaaaaaaaaaaggcccattGCTAATATAGTTAAAGCTACATCAGCGCTACTGATTGTGAAAGtccctgggcagattagattggcATGACAACACATagcagccaaaatgaaatttcattggacaaaaaaaatacccacaCGATGCAGCGCATCCAATAGAAATGCTATTAAATTAAGAGAATCGATTGCTCGGAATAAATAATGTcatttcaatttaattcaatttcaaattgCTCTCCAAACTGATGTGACCCATTTTGTTTGCCTTCCAGCATTCCTGGAGCAGGAGATCAAGCGATCCCTGTCCCCTCCTTTGAACggccccctccccccaccttgCCCAACACCGTCGGCCCCCCAACCCCGCGAGCTCATCACCATCGAGGAAGAGAGCGAGAGGCTGGCCAGAGAACTCCGAGAGGTGGGCCGGAACATCTTCTCATCCTTTCTTGATAtccagaagaaagaaaataagaacAATGACAGTCTTTAGTTGCTCTTTCTTATTCTTGTGTTTTTCTAACCAGGTGTCCAGGAACAGAGACAGTCTTCGCGCTCAGCTGACCCAGCTGTGCCAGTACAGAGGAGTGCTGACCAGGACGCACTCTCTTACAGCATCGCAGGTAATGACAGCTTTAACTTTTGCCTCTGTCATCAGTATGAAATCacaaaaatttatagaaacatggtctacgtataattttttttttaacctaattctggttacttaattctgcctgttagcgagagccaccacattgtgataacttacattgatgtttctgcatttggcaatttattattatattatattattaatatgggattttttttaataggttttaggtgaactaatgaatacacacacactcgcacgcacgcatgcacacacacacacgcacatacacatactcacccacatacaaaaaataataatatatatatatatatatataaaataaaaaggagagcaatgatgacatgtcaaatcgaatgaacaatactgagctctccataaaaaaataaaataaaaataatgtattaaatcacatacactcacactctggctggaagtgtttggtttaggtgaacggtatgggatttttaaaataggttttaggtgaactaatgaatacacgcacacacacacgcacatacacatacaaaaaataaataacaataataataataataataataataataaaaaaggagagcaatgatgatgacatgtcaaatctgtaaaattatcgaatgaacaatactgagctctccagaaaaaaaaagtattaaatcaCATAGCAAACTAACTAATGGTCATTTGTTTTTGGGTTTCTCATAGGCGCCCCCGCCTATCCTAGAGAACCAAGGTCTGTTTGACAACCACCATGATGTCCGCCTGAGGTACATGTCATGACGCGTAAAGCACGGTTTCCTAATTTCAGCTTCAGGAGTCATGTTTGACTACTCCGTCTGACCCAACCTTTCAGTTTCGTGGCGGGGGTGGTCCACCCTTGGAGGGTGCCCTCGTTTGAGCGTCTTCTGTGGCGAGCGTGCCGTGGTTACATCATCGTGGATTTCAGAGAAATGGAGGATCGTCTCGAGCACCCGGACACGGTCGGAGATGGCGTACCGAGAACCTACGGTCATGTGGAACATCTAGTTGGTGAACTTACAGGAAATATTTTCATCTGCAGGGAGAGATGGTGCAGTGGACGGTTTTCCTCATTTCCTACTGGGGGGATCAGATAGGACAGAAAGTGAAGAAGATTTGCGACTGGTGGGTAAATCTGTGTGTTGTTGCTTTTTGCCGTCTGCCGCATAAAGCGTGTTAATCTTTTGCTTTTCCTTTGCGAAAGCTTCCGCACACAGACGTTTACGTATCCTGAGAACACGGCAGAAAGAGAGGAAATTCTTCAAGGACTTCAAGGCAGAATTGAAGATATCAAATCTGTATGTGTCAAGCCTCCGTGTTGTGGTGACCCAAAAAATGGGCtccatttttaatatacatgAGTGAATTTCATTTCCTAGGCAAACAAAGTTAAAATATGCTTGATGTTGAAAATTAGACTGATCAAAATTGTAACATGATGTAGATGTCACAAAGGCTCTGATATAGTTCTGCCTCAATTTTAGATAATAGAAGAACAGGCgtagtgtattttatttttctggctTCACTAtagaccaggggtctgcaacctgcggctctggagccacgtgtgactctttagtccctctcctgtggctccctgttgacaccccgcccccccccaaaaaaaaatagaaatgtacatttttggaTATTTAGTTATTTTCTAGATACAATATTctttaaacaaatgaaaaaaaaagaatagttaaatattcaaaaattgtcagtccaaattttaaattgtcaggaaaaaaagagataaaagttaaaaaaaaaaaaaaaaaaaaactaaacatgtcCACAAAGTGACCatataatgtccaaaaagaaagaggaaaagaagaaaattacgataaaatgttcattaaattgcccaaaatgtcagagaatttaattaaaaaaggcaaaaaagcaaatgttcaaaaagtaaccataaaatgtccaaaaacaaaataagaaatcctgaaatttaccataaaatgtccacaaaattgctaaaaatgtcagaaaattgattgattgattttttatttttttttgttaagtcctCTCTCAACATACTGTACGGTGTCCTTGAGCGCCAAAAAGGTGCCTCTAAATATAATGCATCATTATTATAGCAAAAAAaggctggggaaaaaatgtctaaaaaaaggaagagaggcagaaaatgaccataatatgttcataaaattgccaaaaatgtcagaaattgacagaaaggaagaaaagtctaaaaatgtatgaaaaatgaagtatgAACAATCCAAAAACAAGACGAGAGGtcgaaaaaaaatgaatcttaaagttttggatgctgcatattgtatttttctgtTAAAGTGCAGCTCTAGTTAGCTCTTTGGCCTTCgactaacacaaacacactgtttcattcatcacaatattcaaatgttttgcggcttcagacagatttttttaaatttatttgtcgtAAAATGGCTCGTTGCCAGTAAATGTTATTGACTCCTGATCACACATGTTCTTATTTGCCAAGTAAACTTGCTTGAAACAAGATGGCTGGCTGGATGAGCtttatgacaaaacaaaacgagTTTCAATATTTGAGCTGTTTGAATTTCTTCTTTTCCCCGAAGGTGTTGTCTCAGACGGAGGCCTTCCTGCAGCAGCTGCTCATGCGGGCGGTGGCTGTGCTGCCCCAGTGGAAAGTGCGCGTTCAGAAGTGCAAGGCGGTCCAGATGGTCCTGAACCTCTGCAGTCCCTCCGTCACCGACAAGTGCCTGATCGCCGAGGCGTGGTGTCCCGTCGCCAAGCTGCCCGAGCTGCAGAGCGCCTTGAGAGAGGGAGGGGTGAGAATCAGTTCAAACCCGCGGGCCGTGAACAGGTGAACGCCGATTTTCATCGAACGTCTCGATTGCCCTCAGAGGAAAAGCGGCAGCGGCGTTGACTCCTTCTACAACCGCTTGCCTTCATCTACCTCTCCGCCGACCCTGTTTCCTCTCAACTCTTTCACCGCCGGTTTCCAGAATATCGTGGACGCCTACGGAGTGGCGAGTTACCGGGAAGTCAATCCAGGTGCATCACCAGAAAACCACTCAAAACACTGGCCTGTCGTTTCTCAGCTGTTCTCATATTTCCATCTTTCTTATCCATCCACAGCTGTGTACACAATAATTACCTTCCCCTTCCTGtttgctgtcatgtttgggGATGTGGGTCATGGTGTgctcatgactctggctggcCTTTGGATGGTTCTTGAGGAAAAGGACCCCAAGATGAGAAAAAACAGCAATGAGGTACAGTGGGACCTTGACTAGGTGCAGACACATGTCGTCACCCCGTGAAATAATGGCCTGCAGTAAGTCATTCGTGTCTGTTTTTTCAGAAAACATTGGATTTTattatatgtattaataatttcattttatgggTAGAATTGAATGACCTGTTTAAGGATGTACTTGATTTTAGCAGATTGGGCCAGCATCCTAAGGCAAGCttgaaaaaaagcacacacacaaaaagtcgtcagaattttgactttaaagtgagaattctgagaatgaagtgagaattctcactttaaagtcataattctcactttaaagtgagaattctcatgacaaagaattctgactttaaagtgagaattatgagaataaagtcagaattctcacttcattctcagaattctcactttaaagtcagaattctgactttaatctcagaattctcacttcattctcagaattctcactttaaagtcaaaattctgacgactttttgtgtgtgtgctttttttcaaGCTTGCCTTAGGATGCTAGCCCAATCTGCTAAAATCAAGTACATCCTTAAACAGGTCATTCAATTCTAcccataaatatataataatataataatataatatatatatataataatattctcataattctcactttaaagtcagaattctttgtcatgagaattctgactttaaagtgagacttatgagaataaagtcagaattctcactttaaagtctgaattctcgtgacaattgtgactttaaagtgagaattctgactttaatattataattctcactttaaagtcagaattctgacttcattctcataattcggactttaaagtcagaactctCGCTTTAaagttctgagaataaagtcagaatcctgccaaactttttttctctctcttcactggcatAAATCCTCTTCCGTACTGAGGCCATTATTGAGGGTGACGATATTCCAAATTTAGAACTCGTCTTGcaactttccctttaaaaaaaaatactgtaaatagctTTCAAATAAGCACATGCAATATACTCCAACTAGTCTTTGTAAGGTTAactttatgaataaaatatttaaaatctaCATTCAGCTTCATGTGCAATACAGTTTAGGTTGAGTCTCTGAAGAAGCAAGTTGTTTGGGTTCATCTTAAAGGAGCACATGCAGATAGGTGTGAAAAGTTTTACGTTTTATTCAGCAGAAAACTTCACCTGTAGGCGAGTTTGTGAATCGGCAAGTGTTGACTAATTTCCTGTTGTCGCTGTCAAGTGCAAGGGAATGAGccattatataattattttttttttaaatgtaatttcattGCCATCATGTCCCTGTCATATTGCATGCGATTAAATTCCAAAACTGTCGCTCGCCAccattcaaattttattttgttatattcCTTTGCAACAAACGTGACCTTTTTTGGATTTTCAGATCTGGAAGATGATGTTTGGAGGTCGATATCTGATTCTGCTGATGGGACTGTTCTCCATCTACACGGGAGCCATTTACAACGAGTGCTTCAGCCGGGGCATCAACGTCTTCAGCTCAGGGTGGCACGTCGGGCCAATGTTTGAGAAAAACTTTTGGAagtgagttctttttttttttttgttcttcgaAATCACATTTTCCTGCGTTGTTTAAATGTGCTGCGTTCTCTGTAGTTCGTCCGTCCTGGCAGGAAGCAAGTTTTTGTCACTGGATCCTAATGTGCCTGGTGTCTTCACCAGTCCTTATCCATTTGGCATTGACCCGGTACGACTATCAAACGAATCTGCAGTTAATGTCACTTTCCCTCAGGATTTCTCTCATCTGACTTTCTTTCGTGTCATGCTCAGATTTGGGGTTTGGCAAATAACAAGCTAACCTTTCTCAACTCGTACAAGATGAAGATGTCTGTTATCATCGGCATCGTCCACATGACTTTTGGAGTGTGTTTGTCCTTCTTCAACTACGTGTAAGTGGCCccagcgatttttttttttcttcttccttctgCTGCATACTGACCTTGATCTTTCCAGGCACTTTGGCAAGTTGAGCAGCGTGTTCCTGGTGCTGATCCCAGAGCTGTTCTTCATGTTGTGTCTGTTCGGGTATCTGGTGTTTATGGTGGTCTTCAAGTGGATCGCTTACTCTCCGGCCCAGTCCAAAATTGCCCCCAGTATACTCATCCATTTTATAGATATGTTCCTCTTCGCAGAAAATGAAGACAACCCACCTCTATTTACGGGACAGGTGTGTTTGCTACTTTAAATATTTCTGAATTCCTCAGTcgaattttccttttttgttttatcagaCATTTGTTTTGCACATGCAGCCTACACAGTATAACAGTTGAGTATCCAAAATACTGCCACTTTAATGATAATAGTTTTTAATATATCTCTCTGGCAATCAGTTTATTGGTGTTACTTGTGTCccaaaaaaagcgctatatactGCTATGTACTGCAATAGTGATCcgaaaatgaactcattcactgcactTGACGGcaatagatgtaaaaaaattcactttatttctataagtttaacattttgtttctacttttgttaacaaaagtaggaaaacctagaaaaaaaatgttttattgtacaacagatataaagttaactagagaagtcatccgattaattatgattacaactTTTAATAGCaggacgcccctaatttttaataatcttttcttcttttttttttaagaaaagattatttaaaaaacatttcaactatttttttaaaagaaaagattacaaattaaaaaaaatttttttttaaatagaaaagataattgaaaattttaaaaaataagtaaaaatttttttttaaagaaaagatgattaaaaattattcaaataattaaaaagagattaaaaattaaaagtaataatatatatttttttttaaataaaacattagaaataaaatacaattattttctatatctaagaaaagattattaaaaaattgaaaaaattattaaaatattttgttaaatagaaaagattattattataatttttttaattattaaaacaatttttaaatagaaagattattaaaaaattaggggcgtcaagcgattaaaatttgtaatcgtaaataattgcatgatttcactagttaactcacaactattcacaaattgtatatctgttctaaatgtacaattaaaaaaatctaggttttcatacttttgttaacaaaagtgtaaaaaaaatgtttaactaatcaaaatagttcaaatgaattttgacgtctataactgtcaatcgcagtgaatgagttaagtttcaTGAAGcacatattatattttttttactcttggcAAAGTCTAGTAGTGCAATAAAAGTGGTCTTTCCAGGACACAGACTTATAAACAGAGCCCCGTTGACACAGTTTACAGTGTTGGAAAAATTGACTTACTACCAAGTTGCTCTACGGTAACCACTAAGgagattgttttgtttattcatgCAGGGTATCGTACAGAAAGTGCTAGTGGTACTGGCGCTATGCTCCGTTCCTGTCCTCCTGCTCGGCAAACCACTACATGAATACATGACGCACAAAGGGAGAAGACGTCAGCTGGTGAGTGCATTTACCTGAAAGTTGAATCCTCCTATCTAAGGTGGGCTTATTTTGTGAATGACTTCCCATTCGCTGCAGCATCTGCAGGAAGACAGACGCCCGCTGGTGGCCGACGAAGTCATCATCAATTCCCGACAAGGGGACATGGACGGAGGAGGGTCTCCTGGGGAGGAGGTGagggtagttttttttttttaatctagtacAGAACATTTCaggtcagtaaaaaaaaaagtaatgtaatttattttttatttatgtacaatacattttaattgaataagTGTTCTTTTATCCAATATTagggattcatttttttatttatttttttaaataagaccCTGTCTTCTTTTTGTGTCAGATTGAAAccattactgatttttttttttttttttaatctgtaggAGTTTGATGCTGCTGACGTGTTTATGCATCAGGCCATCCACACCATCGAGTACTGCCTTGGCTGCATCTCCAACACCGCCTCCTACCTGCGACTGTGGGCCCTCAGTCTGGCACACGCACGTTAGTAGCACCCGGACTTCCTCTTAAAAGGACACTCATTCCATTCTATTGTCAGGCAGTTATTCAGTCACTCATGACTTGGAATTTCCAAACAGCGGAGACCAGCTGACTGAGGTTTGTTTGTCTCCACAGAGCTGTCAGAGGTGTTGTGGGTCATGGTGATGCGCATTGCCCTGAGGTGGCAGGGCTACGTGGGCTCTGCAATTCTCTTTGTGGTCTTTGCCTTCTTTGCTGTGTTGACCATCTCCATCTTGTTGATTATGGAGGGCCTCTCAGCTTTCCTGCACGCACTCCGTCTGCACTGGTAAatcagtatttttattattattattattagtctcttttttttttttttttattagtgcaTGCCTACATACAGCAACAAGCATACTAAACTAATTCTTCTTTCCCTACCTTATCTTTAGGCCAATTAAAAGCTATACTATGACTGTCGTAATCACAAAAAtgtaagcaattaaaaaaagttccACTCATGTTTTCTATTTCGGAATTAAACACTCTAGTGGctttatataaattaaaaaaaaaaaaaacataattagagCAGTTGAAAAAGTTGACACTGCTAAACAGGTTGTGAATATTTAGGTggaaacgtttaaaaaaaaaaatgcttttatgttATTCATGTGTAAAACAGAGCCGCATAACATTGTATGGTCAACGGGTTTATTTTAAAGTGGCCATcgaatgtttttctttcagggTGGAGTTCCAGAACAAGTTCTACAACGGCTCAGGCTACAAGTTACACCCATTCTCTTTCTCATCCCTGATCAATGCGTCAGCTGCCCTGTGATCATCATCCTGGCCAAAGAATTAACAGGAATTGcaaaatcattcatttatttacctCATTGAGTTTTGGGACTGCAGCAGACTAACACAGTAGTGTTCTGTGGACTGAGGCTACGTAATGATTTAATTGCACAATGAACATGATGGTATGGACTGTTATTATGGTGTCATTAGAATGATATGAATGAATCATTTgcattatataaaatattctttactccattttcaaattttattcaCTCAAGTGTTATATAAATGCATTCTAATTGTTCATCCCGAAAGAAGTATTGATATGTTTCACTGTGACATTTAAAAGGGAAATTTAGGCGAATGTATGTTGAATTGGTTTGTTGAACGTTAATTTCGCAACGTCTGTTGCATTTACCAAATGTTAGCAGGGAATTAATGATCTGACTCCCATAATCGCTAAAGACGCTATTTCCACAATGCCTTTGTTGCAAGTGTTAATCAATTTAATATTACGTTAGTAACAGTTCTCTCTTGTGCCTTACCGAGATAGCTTATGTTGTCATTAACTTGTTGGGACCAAGTTACCATGCTGATATTTTGAACCacataaagtgtttttttgttttttctttgttatgcactatcaaaatgatcaaatttcGACTGAAATTAAATTTCTTGCGTTCTTGTATTCATGTGAGCAGTCATTCACTACAAATAATTCAGTATAAACAACATTTCACCTGTACTTTTAAAGGGATTCATGCAAAAATGAACATACAGTAATGTTATTAACTAGTTGGGTATTTTCTAAATGACACAAATTTTGCagtcattagattttttttaaattaaaatgcattataGTGCAATTCATATAATAACACTTTGCATCTGACACTTTGTGCTGAAGTTCCGTTCCGATCATCCGGCGTAGTAAATCAGAAAGAGCCGCTACCACTACCTGCGCTAACGCAGTAGTACAGCTATAATTACGGTAAATATGAATACTGTAACAATTAGAggccgtttaaaaaaatattgagcatAAAATAATCAAGTGAAAATTTTGAGTACGCCGTTCTTAACTTCGAAACGTAGTAGAGCGGAACCTTTGGCTCTCTAAATCCGATGTTTCTGTTTCTGCCAGTTCCTATTTTAAACGGCGTACCCGGATGTAGCGTGAATGTCAAACATGGCGCCGTTGATACTTTACTGAGCAACAATTACGCATATGTcgccttttgttttttagtgAATGCGCTTTGATTGCTTGAATGATAATACATTTCCACATGTGGTTTGAATAAGTTAGTGGGGAAAATGGCATTGAGCCACATGAGCCGAGGAGTTCGTCTgctgttgggtcaaattgaccgatGTGCTGTGGccacaatccaaccaggtaacgtcataaaaattcaattacaatttatcACGGCTTAAGTGACATTTCAAACCAACcgtatttttacttatttagcaTGTAAAAAGTGAgtctacatttgtttttatggaAAGCAGCTCGGTGTGTGACACAGTCGGCTACTGAGCCAGAACCCTGCACGGTAGAAAATGAGTCCCTGAATCCGACTTTCAAGAACCGAAACCCGCGGACCCTGGAGCGAATGGCCCTGGCGGTGAAGGACCGCGGCTGGAAGACGACATGGCCTCACTGCGAGTTCTACCACAGGTTATTTGCCTGCTCTAAAATACCACAAGATGGGACCCAAGCCCTGGATAATAGGAAAGCAGTAAATGTTGCCAAGGAATTATGTTCGAGTTCTCTCCCTCCAGGTTGGTGTTTTCTCGCACTCAAAAATATGTCACGGCTCAGGTCTTCTCTTGCACCTCGCCCGACCCGGTGCTCTCATGCTCAACCGAAGAGTGGTCCCTGAAGAAGGAGCTGCCTTCCACAAACTGCGTGGCGGCGTGTCAGGCCGTGGGCGAGGTGCTGGCGTATCGATGCAAGCAGGCCGGCATCACCAGGATGGTGTACTGCGCCATTCCCTGGACGTATCGCTCGGATGCTGTAAGTGCGGCGGAACTCCTGCCTGCAGACGTTTCAACCTACACCGCTGTTGACATGCGcttattttttgtcttgtgcAGGTTCAGTCATTCCGGACAGCAATGAAAGATGGAGGAATCATCCTAAGTGAACCCAGAAGGAAATACATTGGATTATAATAAATCTAGGGCTCttgtcaaatgttttgtaaaatTCTCGTGGGGGGAATTACCACCAGGACAATACAATGACTTAAATGTGCTGTTTTACTGTTCTTGTGAATAAACTGTTACCAAATTGAATATTCATTCTGGCATTCACACATATGGTTGAAACCACAAAGTAGATAAAGTCTGCACACCCGTTTAAATGTAGGGTTTTGTGATTTAAACCAGACTTAGATAATTTAATTCATAAGTTTTCCAGTTTTTAATGTGACCTGTAAAACTTAATTGGAAAACATGTGGGGAAATAAAAGATAGGAAATGTACCTGATTGCATAATTATAAACACCCTCAAACTGATAATTTGTTGGCTTTCATTACAGCACTCAGAGGCACaatttggcactttttttttaaaatcgagATTCAAACCTTGGAACTGAGCCGACAGCTGCACCGATGAATAAATAgaagctttttattttcatgtgctTTTAAACACGAGTGAGGTGCATACACATGAGCAGACGTGAACAGAGCTTATAAAACAGAATTCATCACAATTCAGCTTGATGTTGGCTCAGCGTGTCCGATGTGTTGGATAAAACGAGCTATTAAACAATCAGCGTCTATAGATCCTGCAAACAGGATATGGAATAATCAAGCAAAATATAAATACGAATACCTGAACGATAATTTCTCACAGGCTGGTACAAAACATCAGCAGTTATTCATCCATGCAACAACATGCAAGAACCCGAGGTGGTACAATCCAAGCATGTGACAACACTAGATGAAGGTGGCCTATAAACAAACACAGTATCATTTTCTGGTAAAAGGCACTCATACAGCTGTAATCagataaaatatgtaaaacgtaaatttgacattttcaattagATATATTCATTGGCACATTGGAATACAGACATGCTGACAAAGAGATGCGCACCATAAAACTGGCCCCGACTTGATCCATAAAGTACAGCTTAGAGACGAGTCGAACCTTCAGTGAGTTAGTGAAAGTCACGCGACTCTTCTGACCTTCAACTGGCAGCATGTTAAGAACAATTGCATAGTTGTCATCTGGAGTGTTGAAATGTTGTCCAAACATTAAACAGACAAGTCTGAGCCAGTCGATGTGTCGCTCAAATACTGCAGCAGTGCAACAACTTCTCATCAGCACGACACAGTTTTGCAAAAACGGAATTTAACTTGAAACTTGCATTGTGTGATAAACGAAAAATAATCCTCCTTGCCATGTTATATAAAAAGTTCCGTTCCTTCtgggttctaaaaaaaaaaaaaacaattcctcTGACTGCCTCAAGGTTTGTCTTGAGCGGCGTCCGGGAGACTCCTCGGTTCGGGTGACAGATCCACACAGGCGCTCTGGTGAATCAAACCCTTTCGGCTGTGGCTCCGCCT from the Vanacampus margaritifer isolate UIUO_Vmar chromosome 10, RoL_Vmar_1.0, whole genome shotgun sequence genome contains:
- the tcirg1b gene encoding T cell immune regulator 1, ATPase H+ transporting V0 subunit a3b, which translates into the protein MGAMFRSEEVCLVQLFLQSGSAYNCVSELGELGLVEFRDLNPNVNAFQRKFVGEVRRCEELEKTFSFLEQEIKRSLSPPLNGPLPPPCPTPSAPQPRELITIEEESERLARELREVSRNRDSLRAQLTQLCQYRGVLTRTHSLTASQAPPPILENQGLFDNHHDVRLSFVAGVVHPWRVPSFERLLWRACRGYIIVDFREMEDRLEHPDTGEMVQWTVFLISYWGDQIGQKVKKICDCFRTQTFTYPENTAEREEILQGLQGRIEDIKSVLSQTEAFLQQLLMRAVAVLPQWKVRVQKCKAVQMVLNLCSPSVTDKCLIAEAWCPVAKLPELQSALREGGRKSGSGVDSFYNRLPSSTSPPTLFPLNSFTAGFQNIVDAYGVASYREVNPAVYTIITFPFLFAVMFGDVGHGVLMTLAGLWMVLEEKDPKMRKNSNEIWKMMFGGRYLILLMGLFSIYTGAIYNECFSRGINVFSSGWHVGPMFEKNFWNSSVLAGSKFLSLDPNVPGVFTSPYPFGIDPIWGLANNKLTFLNSYKMKMSVIIGIVHMTFGVCLSFFNYVHFGKLSSVFLVLIPELFFMLCLFGYLVFMVVFKWIAYSPAQSKIAPSILIHFIDMFLFAENEDNPPLFTGQGIVQKVLVVLALCSVPVLLLGKPLHEYMTHKGRRRQLHLQEDRRPLVADEVIINSRQGDMDGGGSPGEEEFDAADVFMHQAIHTIEYCLGCISNTASYLRLWALSLAHAQLSEVLWVMVMRIALRWQGYVGSAILFVVFAFFAVLTISILLIMEGLSAFLHALRLHWVEFQNKFYNGSGYKLHPFSFSSLINASAAL
- the mrpl18 gene encoding large ribosomal subunit protein uL18m isoform X2, giving the protein MALSHMSRGVRLLLGQIDRCAVATIQPARCVTQSATEPEPCTVENESLNPTFKNRNPRTLERMALAVKDRGWKTTWPHCEFYHRLVFSRTQKYVTAQVFSCTSPDPVLSCSTEEWSLKKELPSTNCVAACQAVGEVLAYRCKQAGITRMVYCAIPWTYRSDAVQSFRTAMKDGGIILSEPRRKYIGL
- the mrpl18 gene encoding large ribosomal subunit protein uL18m isoform X1, translating into MALSHMSRGVRLLLGQIDRCAVATIQPAARCVTQSATEPEPCTVENESLNPTFKNRNPRTLERMALAVKDRGWKTTWPHCEFYHRLVFSRTQKYVTAQVFSCTSPDPVLSCSTEEWSLKKELPSTNCVAACQAVGEVLAYRCKQAGITRMVYCAIPWTYRSDAVQSFRTAMKDGGIILSEPRRKYIGL